A genomic window from Micromonospora sp. WMMA1947 includes:
- a CDS encoding ABC transporter ATP-binding protein, translating to MTAISTQSTAGAPAAATSTLDLAGVSRWYGNVVAVNDVTMRLGPGVTGLLGPNGAGKTTLLHMMAGFLSPSRGTVTLDGEPTWRNPAVYRRLGLVSEREAVHTFLSAYEFVLASAKLHRLPDPEAATRRAIELVEMEDAQTRRIGTYSKGMRQRTRVAAALVHDPQVLLLDEPFNGMDPRQRLHMMALLHRLGDAGRTILFSSHILEEVEQVSGTVQVMVAGRLAASGDYRTIRRLMTNRPHVFAVRSTDDRALAVALMAEASVSGVELDRTGLTVKAGDYGAFTRALPRIALRHGIRVRQLLPEDESLESVFSYLVEA from the coding sequence ATGACGGCGATCAGCACCCAGTCGACGGCCGGCGCGCCCGCCGCCGCGACGAGCACGCTCGACCTGGCGGGCGTGTCCCGCTGGTACGGCAACGTGGTGGCGGTGAACGACGTCACCATGCGGCTCGGTCCCGGCGTGACCGGTCTGCTCGGCCCCAACGGCGCCGGCAAGACCACGCTGCTGCACATGATGGCGGGCTTCCTGTCCCCGTCGCGCGGCACCGTCACGCTGGACGGGGAGCCGACCTGGCGCAACCCCGCCGTCTACCGGCGGCTCGGCCTGGTCAGCGAGCGCGAGGCGGTGCACACGTTCCTCAGCGCGTACGAGTTCGTGCTCGCCAGCGCGAAGCTGCACCGGCTGCCCGACCCGGAGGCCGCCACCCGGCGGGCGATCGAACTGGTCGAGATGGAAGACGCGCAGACCCGCCGGATCGGCACCTACTCCAAGGGCATGCGGCAGCGCACCCGGGTCGCCGCCGCGCTCGTGCACGATCCGCAGGTGCTGCTGCTCGACGAGCCGTTCAACGGGATGGACCCGCGCCAGCGGCTGCACATGATGGCGCTGCTGCACCGCCTCGGCGACGCGGGACGGACCATCCTGTTCAGCTCGCACATCCTTGAGGAGGTCGAGCAGGTCTCCGGCACGGTCCAGGTGATGGTGGCCGGCCGGCTCGCCGCTTCCGGCGACTACCGGACCATCCGCCGCCTGATGACCAACCGGCCGCACGTCTTCGCGGTCCGCTCCACCGACGACCGGGCGCTGGCGGTGGCGCTGATGGCCGAGGCGTCGGTCTCCGGCGTCGAGCTGGACCGTACCGGCCTGACGGTCAAGGCCGGCGACTACGGCGCGTTCACCCGGGCACTGCCCCGGATCGCGCTCCGGCACGGCATCCGGGTCCGGCAGCTCCTGCCGGAGGACGAGTCGCTGGAGAGCGTCTTCTCGTATCTGGTGGAGGCATGA
- a CDS encoding ABC transporter permease: MSTVTWITARGLFGRSRFLMLLPLPLVLIGLAVLCRSLGVDPGEWGPPVLVGLGLAVVLPVVALIVGTGVLGAEIDDGTVVHILTKPLPRWQIVLPKLAVAAGVTAVTVGIPIYVAGVLADSVRLGLALVAASAAGALAYSALFLALSLVTRRPVLLGLVYVLIWEGLLGRFVGGTRVLSIQQWVIALADRMAPTPLLGTTVSVPVAAVLTALVAVGFTVLAIDRLRSFSVAGETS; the protein is encoded by the coding sequence ATGTCGACAGTCACCTGGATCACCGCGCGTGGCCTGTTCGGCCGGAGCCGGTTCCTCATGCTGCTGCCGTTGCCGCTGGTCCTGATCGGCTTGGCGGTGCTGTGCCGGTCGCTCGGCGTCGACCCCGGTGAGTGGGGCCCGCCGGTGCTCGTCGGCCTCGGGCTCGCGGTGGTGCTGCCGGTGGTGGCGCTGATCGTGGGCACCGGCGTGCTCGGCGCGGAGATCGACGACGGCACCGTCGTGCACATTCTCACCAAGCCGCTGCCGCGTTGGCAGATCGTGCTGCCGAAGCTGGCGGTCGCGGCCGGCGTCACAGCGGTCACCGTCGGCATCCCGATCTACGTCGCGGGCGTGCTCGCCGATTCGGTACGCCTCGGACTCGCTCTGGTCGCCGCCTCGGCGGCGGGCGCGCTGGCGTACTCGGCGCTGTTCCTGGCGCTGAGCCTGGTGACCCGGCGGCCGGTGCTGCTCGGCCTGGTCTACGTGCTGATCTGGGAAGGGCTGCTGGGCCGGTTCGTCGGCGGCACCCGGGTGCTGTCGATCCAGCAGTGGGTGATCGCCCTGGCCGACCGGATGGCGCCGACGCCGCTGCTCGGCACCACCGTCTCGGTGCCGGTGGCGGCGGTGCTCACCGCCCTGGTGGCGGTCGGGTTCACCGTGCTGGCGATCGACCGCCTGCGCTCGTTCAGCGTGGCCGGCGAGACGAGCTGA
- the valS gene encoding valine--tRNA ligase: MTDTTRSARGGVPERPSLDGLEETWARRWQENGTYAFDRTKERSDVYAIDTPPPTVSGELHMGHVFSYTHTDTVARFQRMRGRTVFYPMGWDDNGLPTERRVQNVYGVRPDPALPYDEDWRPPTAPVDDAARKNPTAISRRNFIELCELLTVEDEKAFEALWRRLGLSVDWSLTYTTIGSAARAASQRAFLRNLARGEAYQAEAPTLWDVGYGTAVAQAELEDRERPGAYHRLRFTGPDGREVLIDTTRPELLPACVALVCHLDDERYADLVDASVRTPVFGVEVPVRAHPLADPAKGTGIAMVCTFGDLTDVTWWRELRLDTRVVIGRDGRLLPEPPAGVPAEPYAALAGQTVNGARRTLVELLADAGDLVGEPRPITHPVKFYERGDRPLEIVSTRQWYLRNGGRDAGLREELLARGRELRWVPEHMRHRYEHWVGGLTGDWLVSRQRFFGVPVPVWYRLDDTGEPDWSHPLTPDEASLPIDPTSEPPPGYEESQRGVPGGFTGDPDVLDTWATSSLTPQIVGGWETDPDLFGRVFPMDLRPQGHDIIRTWLFATVARSHLEHGALPWHTAVLSGWILDPDRKKMSKSKGNVVTPMALLERSGSDAVRYWAANGKPGMDLAFDPAQVKVGRRLATKLLNASRFALGLGAADALRAAATQPLDTAMLAELSGVVATATTAFDGYDHTAALMATEAFFWRFCDDYIELVKERAYGTGPAADSARAALATALSVQLRLFAPVLPFVTEEVWSWWRYGSVHRAPWPTTYEVGRAMEAPGDPELLRLAADALGQVRRAKSERKLSMKAEVPLAEALGPAAVLEQLGTVADDLRAAGRIAKLDLLPDRTTELVVACAF; this comes from the coding sequence ATGACCGACACGACGAGGAGCGCCCGCGGCGGCGTCCCCGAGCGTCCGAGCCTGGACGGCCTCGAGGAGACCTGGGCCCGCCGCTGGCAGGAGAACGGCACGTACGCGTTCGACCGCACGAAGGAGCGGTCGGACGTATACGCGATCGACACTCCCCCGCCGACCGTGTCGGGCGAGCTGCACATGGGGCACGTCTTCTCGTACACGCACACGGACACGGTGGCCCGGTTCCAGCGGATGCGCGGACGCACGGTCTTCTACCCGATGGGCTGGGACGACAACGGGCTGCCCACCGAACGCCGGGTGCAGAACGTGTACGGCGTGCGTCCCGATCCGGCGCTGCCGTACGACGAGGACTGGCGCCCGCCGACGGCGCCGGTGGACGACGCGGCCCGGAAGAACCCGACGGCGATCTCCCGGCGCAACTTCATCGAGCTGTGCGAGCTGCTCACGGTGGAGGACGAGAAGGCGTTCGAGGCGCTGTGGCGGCGGCTCGGGCTGTCAGTGGACTGGTCGCTGACGTACACCACGATCGGGTCGGCGGCCCGCGCCGCCAGCCAGCGCGCGTTCCTGCGCAACCTGGCCCGGGGTGAGGCGTACCAGGCCGAGGCGCCGACACTGTGGGACGTCGGGTACGGCACCGCCGTCGCGCAGGCGGAACTGGAGGACCGGGAGCGGCCGGGCGCGTACCACCGGCTGCGGTTCACCGGGCCGGACGGCCGCGAGGTGCTCATCGACACCACCCGCCCGGAGCTACTGCCGGCCTGCGTGGCGCTGGTCTGCCACCTCGACGACGAGCGGTACGCGGACCTGGTCGACGCGTCCGTGCGTACCCCGGTATTCGGGGTCGAGGTGCCGGTGCGCGCGCACCCGCTGGCGGACCCGGCCAAGGGCACGGGCATCGCGATGGTCTGCACGTTCGGTGACCTCACCGACGTGACCTGGTGGCGTGAGCTGCGGCTGGACACCCGCGTGGTGATCGGCCGGGATGGGCGGCTGCTGCCCGAGCCGCCGGCCGGCGTGCCGGCCGAGCCCTACGCGGCGCTGGCCGGGCAGACGGTGAACGGCGCCCGGCGGACGCTGGTGGAGCTGCTGGCCGACGCGGGTGACCTCGTCGGCGAGCCGCGCCCGATCACCCACCCGGTGAAGTTCTACGAGCGCGGCGACCGGCCGCTGGAGATCGTCTCGACCCGGCAGTGGTACCTGCGCAACGGCGGCCGGGACGCCGGCCTGCGTGAGGAGCTGCTGGCCCGGGGGCGGGAGCTGCGCTGGGTGCCGGAGCACATGCGGCACCGCTACGAGCACTGGGTGGGCGGCCTCACCGGGGACTGGCTGGTCAGCCGGCAGCGGTTCTTCGGCGTGCCGGTGCCGGTGTGGTACCGGCTCGACGACACTGGCGAGCCGGACTGGTCCCACCCTCTCACACCGGACGAGGCGTCGCTCCCGATCGACCCGACGAGCGAACCGCCACCCGGATACGAGGAGTCGCAGCGCGGCGTGCCGGGCGGTTTCACCGGCGACCCGGACGTGCTGGACACCTGGGCCACCTCGTCGCTGACCCCGCAGATCGTCGGCGGCTGGGAGACCGACCCGGACCTGTTCGGCCGGGTCTTCCCGATGGACCTGCGCCCGCAGGGGCACGACATCATCCGGACGTGGCTGTTCGCCACCGTGGCGCGGTCCCACCTGGAGCACGGCGCACTGCCGTGGCACACCGCTGTGCTCTCCGGCTGGATCCTCGACCCGGATCGCAAGAAGATGTCGAAGTCCAAGGGCAACGTGGTCACCCCGATGGCGCTGCTGGAGCGCAGCGGGTCCGACGCGGTCCGCTACTGGGCCGCCAACGGCAAGCCGGGCATGGACCTCGCCTTCGACCCGGCCCAGGTCAAGGTGGGCCGCCGGCTGGCCACCAAGCTGCTCAACGCGTCGCGGTTCGCGCTCGGGCTGGGCGCCGCCGACGCGCTGCGGGCCGCGGCGACCCAACCGCTGGACACCGCGATGCTCGCCGAACTGTCCGGCGTGGTCGCGACCGCGACCACCGCGTTCGACGGGTACGACCACACGGCCGCCCTGATGGCCACGGAGGCGTTCTTCTGGCGGTTCTGCGACGACTACATCGAGTTGGTGAAGGAACGCGCCTACGGCACCGGGCCGGCCGCCGACTCGGCCCGGGCGGCGCTGGCGACCGCGCTGTCGGTGCAGTTGCGCCTGTTCGCGCCGGTGCTGCCGTTCGTCACCGAGGAGGTCTGGTCGTGGTGGCGGTACGGGTCGGTGCACCGCGCGCCGTGGCCGACCACGTACGAGGTGGGCCGCGCGATGGAGGCGCCGGGTGACCCGGAGCTGCTGCGGCTGGCCGCGGACGCGCTGGGTCAGGTGCGCCGCGCCAAGTCGGAACGGAAGCTGTCGATGAAGGCGGAGGTGCCGCTGGCCGAGGCGCTCGGACCGGCAGCCGTGCTGGAGCAGCTCGGCACGGTCGCCGACGACCTGCGCGCGGCGGGCCGGATCGCGAAGCTGGACCTGCTGCCCGACCGCACCACCGAACTGGTCGTCGCCTGCGCGTTCTGA